From Candidatus Methylomirabilota bacterium, a single genomic window includes:
- a CDS encoding F0F1 ATP synthase subunit C, whose product MDNLGLIGAISIVTAGLTIAIGSIAPALGEARAAAQALASIAQQPDEANTITRTLFVSLAMIESTAIYCFVVALILIFANPFWNRFLAAAGG is encoded by the coding sequence ATGGACAACCTCGGACTCATCGGTGCCATCTCGATCGTCACGGCCGGGCTCACAATCGCCATCGGCTCGATCGCGCCGGCGCTGGGCGAAGCGCGGGCGGCGGCGCAGGCGCTGGCGTCCATCGCCCAGCAGCCCGACGAGGCCAATACGATCACCCGGACGCTCTTCGTGAGCCTCGCGATGATCGAGTCCACGGCCATCTACTGCTTCGTCGTCGCCCTGATCCTCATCTTCGCGAACCCGTTTTGGAACCGGTTCCTGGCGGCCGCGGGTGGATGA